The stretch of DNA TCTCCACTTGCTCTAGCGTCTCAGCGTAGCTCGCCAGTGCTTCGAGCGTCTGCGGGGTACCGCCACCAACCTCGATGCTTTCAACAAGCAGGAACATTGAGATCAGCGCAAACCAATTCTTCATCCCCCGTGAGAACCTCTGAAATATCTTGCTCAGAGAAACCCCCCAGCCAACCTGTGTAGCCATCTCTTTGAGGTACGGGCTGAACCTCCCGTAATCACGGTCCTTCAGGTTTATGATGCACCTCTCGGGGGCCATTCCGGTTTTCCTCACTTCCACGAGGTCCCGAAGGAATCTCGTGAGGCCGTACTGTATACCACCGAACTTCAACGTCGACAGGTTGTCGGCGACCATGCCTGGGAGGAGACCTATCCCGAGGGAGATCACCATCCCCACGCCGGCCTCATACCCTTTTTCCATGCCCAGAGCCCTCGTGAGCCCCTCCACAAGCGCTGTAAATGGCGCGAAGGCGCTTTTTAGGGCGGTGGACAGGGGTGGAGGAGCAAGGAACGGGAGTGTCGTGGCGACAAAAAGGAAGGCGGTCAGCGGGACACCCGCTGCGAAGAACACCAAGTAGGGGGTGCTATCGTACACAGGGTACTTAGGTTGCATTAGGTCAGCGAGGTAGATGAAGAGCCCTGAGAGCATAGGCATCACTATGTACGAGACGAGTACGAACTGGAAGGCTCCCTGCTGAAGCCCGAGCCCAGCCTGCGACAGGGCCATGTTCACAACATAGAGCACGTACAGGGTCATTGAGCTCAGGAGAACGACAGCCATGTAGGACTCCATAAGGGCCCCGATCCTCTCCCCAACGGTCTTGACCTGGGCGACCCTTTCTCGAAGCATGACCTCGGTCTGCCTCTGAAGATAGTGTATCACATCCCCGCCTGCTCTAAGTGTTGCGGCGTAGCCGAGCATGAGCTGCTTGTAGCCGTTGTGGGGGACTCTCTTAGCGCTCTCCTCTATAGCCGTCAGAGGGTCGATACCCATCGCCTTCACGCTTATGAAGAAGCGCGTGGCCTCCTTTTTTATCTCCTGGAAAAGCACCTTAGGCGCTTTCGCGAGCCTCTCGAAGCTCGTGTACGGGGAGATCCCACCGGTAGCCATCACCGTGATATACACGGAGAGGTAAGGTATCTCAAGGTCAAACCTGGACTGACGGGAGGAGACCTTAATCCTCGGATAGAACAGGAGAAAAATGAAGGTCAAGGACGCGATGAGTAGAGGGACCATGATCGAGAGGGAGACAACCTGAAACACACCCGCCCCTAACCTGCTCATTA from Infirmifilum sp. NZ encodes:
- a CDS encoding type II secretion system F family protein — encoded protein: MVSLDGFAYSVFGWAGEALLKMMPSLKNDIASADMKVYPPAYAARCILVSLIALVLGFAFDAPLVVIMSRLGAGVFQVVSLSIMVPLLIASLTFIFLLFYPRIKVSSRQSRFDLEIPYLSVYITVMATGGISPYTSFERLAKAPKVLFQEIKKEATRFFISVKAMGIDPLTAIEESAKRVPHNGYKQLMLGYAATLRAGGDVIHYLQRQTEVMLRERVAQVKTVGERIGALMESYMAVVLLSSMTLYVLYVVNMALSQAGLGLQQGAFQFVLVSYIVMPMLSGLFIYLADLMQPKYPVYDSTPYLVFFAAGVPLTAFLFVATTLPFLAPPPLSTALKSAFAPFTALVEGLTRALGMEKGYEAGVGMVISLGIGLLPGMVADNLSTLKFGGIQYGLTRFLRDLVEVRKTGMAPERCIINLKDRDYGRFSPYLKEMATQVGWGVSLSKIFQRFSRGMKNWFALISMFLLVESIEVGGGTPQTLEALASYAETLEQVEKEKRAALRPLMLMPYVGALIITVVVLILISFMGSMLKFAGQSISTEQLISMFLPPVIINSYMMGLAAGKIGSERVSAGFLHAFLLLLANLVAMIIAPQITVGLMPKI